The following coding sequences are from one Salinicoccus sp. Bachu38 window:
- a CDS encoding GntR family transcriptional regulator produces the protein MINLDLKSRVPIYEQLVDRVKQLIIQGVIKPDEKLPSVRSLAQELTINPNTIQRAYRELEREGYIYSLPGKGSFVGHVGSRENDRKVESLTRNFEQVTSELLYLGASKGKLIKLIEQLEKERGKEDESRD, from the coding sequence GTGATCAATTTGGATCTGAAAAGCCGTGTACCCATATACGAACAGCTTGTCGATAGGGTGAAGCAGCTCATCATACAGGGCGTCATAAAGCCGGATGAGAAGCTTCCTTCAGTCAGAAGTCTTGCACAGGAATTGACGATCAACCCGAACACGATCCAGAGGGCCTACCGTGAACTGGAAAGGGAAGGATATATATATTCCCTCCCTGGGAAGGGCAGTTTTGTCGGGCATGTGGGGAGCCGGGAAAACGACCGGAAGGTCGAGTCGCTCACCCGTAATTTTGAACAGGTGACCAGCGAACTGCTCTATCTTGGTGCATCCAAAGGGAAGCTCATCAAACTGATCGAACAATTGGAAAAGGAAAGGGGAAAGGAAGATGAATCTCGAGACTAG
- a CDS encoding potassium channel family protein, which produces MAQAFLGILVVLILFQLGAFAKKKGNMKDTHKFSLQWPLYLYILTVLLSTMFIFAMIYYISSVYTPILKVGNTGELITDYTFMQMLYYSGVTLLSIGYGDLVPVGAIRFISIFEGFLGIVLPTVIFIKEITKDRT; this is translated from the coding sequence ATGGCTCAGGCTTTTCTAGGCATTCTTGTCGTTCTTATATTGTTCCAGTTGGGTGCATTCGCCAAAAAGAAGGGGAATATGAAGGATACCCATAAGTTTTCTCTCCAGTGGCCGCTCTATTTGTATATACTCACTGTATTGTTATCCACCATGTTCATATTCGCCATGATATATTACATTTCTTCAGTCTATACCCCCATTCTTAAAGTAGGCAACACCGGGGAACTGATTACTGACTACACATTCATGCAGATGCTCTACTACAGTGGGGTCACGCTCCTATCAATAGGATACGGAGATCTGGTACCCGTTGGAGCGATACGTTTCATCTCCATATTTGAAGGATTTCTGGGCATCGTCCTCCCCACCGTTATATTCATCAAGGAAATAACAAAAGACCGCACGTAG
- a CDS encoding MFS transporter produces MNKFLYLIIVICFLDLFVQLPIITPFALSLGADEYTAGIIVAIYSLFNMVGNVFGGFFSDKFGRKNMLLLGMGLQVVILLTYTVVPSVGLLMLIRVVHGFSSGLLTPAAFSLVADISKKKAIGRSMALTGVSIGTAAVLGPALGGIISSQAGYEMVYLVMSGIFVFGILLILVTVKESTTEQSRKIHYATNYGQIITRPSLIVAYISAFTLMVSNGSLAFGLPLKVAAVGLSDQSTGAMLSVFGIVAILVFATPANRIYSKYSPVALVASGIFIVAMAMIFLHFVPTVFLIYMAMVIYGIGFSFIFPSMNKIIGQNTEMHERGKANGIFYSFFSLGSVAGSYLSGIFATYFETPFLFIGLILIILLGGIYTVHKKSGFRESF; encoded by the coding sequence ATGAACAAATTTTTATATCTCATCATCGTCATATGTTTTCTGGATCTGTTTGTCCAGCTGCCGATCATCACACCATTCGCTTTATCTTTGGGTGCAGATGAATATACGGCAGGCATCATAGTAGCAATATATTCCCTCTTCAACATGGTCGGAAACGTTTTTGGGGGGTTTTTCTCGGATAAATTCGGGCGAAAGAACATGCTTCTCCTGGGTATGGGGCTGCAGGTGGTCATCCTGCTCACCTACACGGTGGTTCCATCGGTCGGGCTGCTGATGCTTATCCGGGTGGTCCATGGGTTCTCAAGCGGTCTGCTGACACCTGCCGCATTCAGCCTGGTGGCGGATATATCGAAAAAGAAAGCCATCGGCCGCTCGATGGCTCTGACGGGAGTCTCCATCGGTACAGCAGCAGTTCTTGGTCCTGCACTTGGCGGCATCATCTCGAGCCAGGCAGGCTATGAGATGGTCTATCTTGTCATGTCCGGCATCTTCGTTTTTGGCATTCTGCTGATTCTCGTTACAGTAAAGGAGAGCACGACGGAGCAGAGCCGGAAAATCCATTATGCGACGAACTATGGACAGATCATCACCCGTCCATCCCTCATTGTTGCCTATATATCCGCTTTTACGCTGATGGTCTCAAATGGATCCCTTGCTTTCGGCCTTCCGTTGAAAGTTGCGGCAGTCGGGCTGTCCGACCAGTCGACAGGAGCCATGCTGAGCGTTTTCGGCATTGTTGCGATACTGGTCTTTGCCACACCGGCCAACCGGATCTATTCGAAATATAGTCCGGTGGCTCTTGTGGCATCAGGCATATTCATCGTGGCGATGGCCATGATTTTTCTGCATTTCGTGCCCACAGTGTTCCTCATCTATATGGCAATGGTCATATATGGGATTGGATTCAGCTTCATATTCCCATCCATGAACAAAATCATCGGCCAGAACACGGAGATGCACGAAAGAGGAAAGGCAAACGGAATCTTCTATTCCTTTTTCTCACTTGGATCCGTTGCCGGCTCCTACCTTTCCGGCATATTCGCCACATATTTTGAGACGCCTTTCCTATTCATCGGATTGATACTTATCATACTGCTTGGTGGCATCTATACTGTTCATAAGAAAAGTGGATTCAGAGAATCATTTTAG
- a CDS encoding YebC/PmpR family DNA-binding transcriptional regulator has protein sequence MGRKWNNIKEKKAQKDKDTSRVNAKFGREIYVAAKKGEPNPESNQALKAVLDRAKTYSVPKHIIDKAIDKAKGSDDEAFDELRYEGFGPEGSMIIVDALTNNVNRTASDVRAAFGKNGGNMGVSGAVSYMFDAKSVFVFTGFDPEDTMMDLMEKDVDVEDVTEENTFTVVYGTPQAFHEIKEALDEMGVEDYEVAEQTMIAQNEVSLEEESQEQFEKLIEALDDLEDVSNIYHNVNLGE, from the coding sequence ATGGGACGCAAATGGAATAATATCAAAGAGAAAAAAGCGCAGAAGGATAAGGATACGAGCCGGGTCAATGCAAAATTCGGACGGGAGATATACGTTGCTGCCAAGAAGGGGGAACCGAATCCCGAGAGCAACCAGGCACTGAAGGCGGTGCTGGACCGTGCAAAGACCTATTCTGTACCGAAGCATATCATCGACAAGGCGATCGATAAGGCCAAGGGCAGCGATGACGAAGCATTCGACGAGCTGCGTTATGAAGGGTTCGGACCGGAAGGTTCGATGATCATCGTGGATGCACTGACGAACAATGTGAACCGTACCGCTTCGGATGTACGGGCCGCTTTCGGCAAGAATGGCGGCAATATGGGCGTCAGTGGCGCGGTAAGCTATATGTTCGATGCAAAATCAGTCTTTGTGTTCACAGGCTTCGATCCCGAAGACACGATGATGGATCTGATGGAGAAGGACGTGGATGTGGAGGATGTGACGGAGGAGAACACCTTTACAGTCGTCTATGGTACGCCGCAGGCCTTCCATGAAATCAAGGAAGCGCTCGATGAAATGGGCGTGGAAGATTACGAAGTCGCCGAACAGACGATGATTGCACAGAATGAGGTATCATTGGAGGAAGAATCCCAGGAACAGTTTGAAAAGTTGATTGAGGCACTGGATGATCTTGAAGATGTCTCAAACATCTACCATAACGTCAACCTGGGTGAATAA
- a CDS encoding Bax inhibitor-1/YccA family protein, with translation MADRHDYRLVWLYFLYYWVIFGIGTYFGQYLPEEWRPTASMVLFGLLMISLFVRGFNHSGPIISHLYAFLVGLVSFGLFESFIADFGTDIFYRIVLLGIIVFIFFGFIGYFFLRDITHWGKYLFIALLILIFTTLINFFINLPYMTLAITIVGLVLYILFTMYDFNRMKNKQFSPREMGFNLFINLLIIIKRLLRLYQYINNRR, from the coding sequence ATGGCGGACCGTCATGACTATAGATTGGTATGGCTTTATTTTCTCTACTACTGGGTGATTTTCGGCATCGGTACATACTTCGGTCAGTATCTGCCGGAAGAATGGCGTCCGACCGCTTCGATGGTGCTATTCGGCTTGCTGATGATTTCGCTTTTCGTGAGGGGGTTCAACCACAGCGGACCGATCATCAGCCATCTCTACGCCTTTCTGGTCGGGCTGGTGTCATTCGGTCTGTTTGAATCGTTCATAGCGGATTTTGGGACGGATATATTCTATCGCATTGTACTTCTCGGTATCATCGTATTTATCTTCTTCGGCTTCATCGGCTACTTTTTCCTGAGGGACATCACCCATTGGGGAAAATACCTGTTCATCGCATTGCTCATACTCATTTTCACGACCCTGATCAATTTCTTCATCAACCTGCCGTATATGACACTGGCGATTACGATAGTCGGCCTGGTGCTCTATATACTCTTTACGATGTATGACTTCAACCGTATGAAGAACAAGCAGTTCAGTCCAAGGGAGATGGGCTTCAATCTCTTCATCAACCTCCTGATCATCATCAAGAGGCTGTTGAGGCTGTACCAATACATTAACAATAGGCGATGA
- a CDS encoding SDR family NAD(P)-dependent oxidoreductase produces MDFGYEGKVAVITGSSKGIGRKTAEQMVKLGAKVMLVARGEEGLKEARDEISQFGEVDYVVADVKEDAAASQIIGQTVEKFGRLDVLINNAGGSFARSFEEVSISDWEQDLDLKLMAAVRISNAALPHLKKQGGAILNLTAVLGKTPPASSLPTTVSRAAGMAMTKAMSKDLGKYDIRVNTVCIGLIRSEQIEERWKNEEPDLTWDEYSKLDKHNIPLGRIGDTEEAANVITFLCSDLASYVSGDAVNIDGGAGHAL; encoded by the coding sequence ATGGATTTTGGATATGAGGGAAAGGTAGCAGTCATTACAGGAAGCAGCAAGGGCATCGGCCGCAAGACGGCCGAGCAGATGGTGAAGCTTGGGGCCAAAGTCATGCTCGTTGCAAGAGGTGAAGAGGGGCTGAAAGAGGCCAGGGATGAGATTTCCCAGTTCGGTGAAGTCGACTATGTTGTCGCGGATGTGAAGGAAGATGCTGCGGCCTCACAGATCATCGGGCAGACGGTTGAAAAATTCGGCCGGCTGGATGTGCTCATCAACAATGCCGGCGGCTCCTTCGCAAGATCATTCGAGGAAGTGTCGATTTCCGACTGGGAGCAGGATCTCGATCTCAAACTGATGGCTGCGGTCAGAATATCAAATGCTGCACTGCCGCATTTGAAAAAGCAGGGCGGAGCGATACTCAACCTCACTGCAGTCCTTGGCAAGACGCCGCCTGCCTCATCGCTGCCGACGACGGTATCCCGTGCTGCAGGCATGGCGATGACGAAAGCGATGAGCAAGGACCTCGGGAAATACGATATCCGGGTGAACACGGTATGCATCGGGCTCATCAGAAGCGAACAGATAGAAGAAAGATGGAAAAATGAAGAACCTGATCTGACATGGGATGAATATTCAAAACTCGATAAGCATAACATTCCGCTTGGCAGAATCGGGGACACGGAAGAAGCCGCAAATGTCATCACCTTCCTCTGTTCCGACCTCGCTTCATATGTCAGCGGGGATGCTGTCAATATAGATGGTGGCGCCGGCCATGCACTCTGA
- a CDS encoding LysM peptidoglycan-binding domain-containing protein, producing the protein MNYRTLMNINNISSHIIHPGQKLSVSGSSSSSSDKPSSSSASSSSSSSSSSSSSSASSSSSSSSSSSSASTGSYTVKSGDTLSRIASAHGTTYRNIMNLNNMSSTVIYPGQSLKVSGTASSSNSSNATESSSSASESSSSATQNVSAPAPTNVSYGKNYYYWGDCTWYVFERRQQLGKPVGNNWGNAYDWDNRAKSAGYKVNNSPSVGAIMQANAWTNFAWGLGHVAVVERINSDGSILVSEMNFGSGKGVKSFRTISSSQVSGHNFIH; encoded by the coding sequence ATGAACTACAGAACACTGATGAATATCAATAATATTTCTTCACATATCATCCATCCAGGACAGAAACTGTCTGTAAGCGGAAGCTCTTCCAGTTCTTCTGACAAGCCTTCCAGCTCAAGTGCTTCAAGCAGTTCTTCCAGCTCAAGCAGCTCTTCCAGCTCAAGTGCTTCAAGCAGTTCTTCAAGCTCAAGCAGTTCTTCAAGCGCTTCAACTGGATCCTACACAGTAAAATCCGGCGACACGCTGAGCAGGATCGCTTCGGCTCATGGTACTACATACAGAAACATCATGAACCTCAATAACATGTCATCCACAGTCATCTATCCGGGACAGTCCCTGAAAGTGTCCGGTACGGCAAGCTCTTCCAACAGCTCAAATGCTACCGAGAGCAGCTCCAGCGCTTCTGAAAGCAGCAGCTCAGCAACACAGAACGTTTCTGCACCGGCACCAACGAATGTATCCTACGGCAAGAACTACTACTACTGGGGAGACTGCACATGGTATGTATTCGAACGCCGCCAGCAGCTCGGCAAACCGGTAGGCAACAACTGGGGCAATGCATACGACTGGGATAACAGAGCAAAAAGTGCAGGCTACAAAGTGAACAACTCCCCATCCGTCGGTGCAATCATGCAGGCGAATGCATGGACCAACTTCGCTTGGGGTCTTGGCCACGTAGCAGTCGTTGAAAGAATCAACTCCGATGGATCTATCCTCGTTTCCGAAATGAACTTCGGCAGCGGCAAGGGTGTTAAATCCTTCAGGACAATCAGCTCTTCCCAAGTTTCCGGCCACAACTTCATCCACTAA
- a CDS encoding dicarboxylate/amino acid:cation symporter: MKLLLKLIAGIVVGIGIGALYYGVDASGGMESVLAFLVRLLLTLESILGSFIFFMIPLIILFFIANGISKIGAGSGKVVGATLGTAYISTLGAGILAYLVAMMVMPRITDGGSVPEEGAGLEPFFEFEIAPLMDILTALVLAFAFGIVITLTKSELMQRWFEEGKNIVEFLIEKVVIPILPFYIAGVFAGMASQGTVFDTLAVFGVVLLVAILLHWVWITIQYTIAGALIGKNPLKMVKTMMPAYFTALGTMSSAATIPVTLRQTKENGIRNRIADFVIPLCANIHLSGSTITIVSCSIAVMSVLPDYELPGFFTMLGTIMLLGVVMIAAPGVPGGAIMAASGVLMTNLGFTEAAVAFMIALYMAQDSFGTAANITGDGAVSGIIDAYEQKLNR; this comes from the coding sequence GTGAAACTACTACTCAAGCTGATTGCCGGTATCGTCGTCGGTATCGGAATCGGTGCACTGTATTATGGTGTGGATGCATCAGGGGGAATGGAATCGGTGCTGGCGTTCCTGGTCAGGCTGCTGCTTACTTTGGAATCTATTCTGGGAAGCTTCATATTCTTCATGATTCCATTGATTATCCTTTTCTTCATTGCCAACGGAATTTCGAAGATTGGAGCAGGATCCGGCAAAGTGGTCGGCGCAACATTGGGTACAGCATACATATCAACACTCGGTGCCGGCATCCTGGCGTATCTGGTGGCAATGATGGTCATGCCGCGCATCACCGATGGGGGAAGTGTTCCTGAGGAAGGCGCAGGGCTCGAACCGTTCTTCGAATTTGAAATCGCACCGCTCATGGACATCCTCACAGCGCTTGTTCTGGCATTTGCTTTCGGGATTGTCATTACACTTACGAAGTCGGAACTCATGCAGAGATGGTTCGAAGAAGGGAAGAACATCGTTGAGTTCCTGATCGAAAAGGTCGTCATTCCGATACTTCCATTCTACATTGCGGGTGTCTTCGCAGGAATGGCGTCACAGGGGACGGTATTTGACACACTTGCTGTATTCGGTGTCGTGCTCCTTGTGGCGATACTGCTCCACTGGGTCTGGATTACCATACAGTATACGATAGCCGGTGCATTGATCGGGAAGAATCCATTAAAGATGGTGAAGACGATGATGCCCGCCTACTTTACAGCACTGGGTACGATGAGCAGTGCTGCAACGATACCTGTCACACTGAGACAGACGAAGGAGAACGGTATCCGCAACAGGATTGCAGACTTCGTCATTCCATTGTGTGCAAATATCCACCTCTCGGGAAGTACGATTACAATCGTCAGCTGTTCCATCGCAGTCATGTCGGTACTGCCGGACTATGAACTCCCAGGCTTCTTCACGATGCTTGGAACGATCATGCTGCTTGGAGTTGTAATGATTGCGGCACCGGGTGTACCCGGAGGCGCAATCATGGCGGCAAGTGGTGTACTTATGACGAATCTTGGCTTCACTGAAGCGGCCGTTGCATTCATGATTGCCCTGTACATGGCTCAGGACAGCTTCGGTACTGCGGCAAACATCACAGGAGATGGTGCAGTCAGCGGCATCATCGATGCGTACGAACAGAAATTGAATAGATGA